The bacterium genomic interval GCTCATAATTGTGAACCAACTCATGCGCGACCACCGCGGCAAGTTCGTCGGAGGATTTCACTTCGGTGAGTAATCCCGTCAATACGCAAATCAGATCGGGCGAACAACTGCCTGAGGTGGCAAACGCATTCCAATCGGACGACTCCATGACATAGACCGGATAGTTGCGTAAGTAGCCGCGTGGTTGAAATGAGGAGATCACCGCTTGCAGTTTATCCGCTCCAGCGCCGGAGTACTGTGAGGCAAGGTGGTAGCGTTTCCCGCCCATCTCCTTGGAGATGAGTTGCATAAACTGTTCTGGGGTGTACACCGCGTAAACGACAGGCGCGGTCAGGGTACCGAGGAGGCACAATAATAACCAGTGGGCTTGCTTCATCTCTCGTCCAAAATTCTGTTACTCGGAAAGATACGTATTGAAATCCCCGGTTACGAGTGGTATTTTATTCCACACTAACCCGTGGAAAGGAATTTACCATGCCGTGTTGCCGTAAACCAGCCGGAGAAGCACCGAAAGCCGCCAAACCCGAAAAGAAGGAAACTGCGAAAACCGCCGCCAAAAAAGCTCCCGCGAAGAAAGAGAAGTAACCACACCTCAGCATCGCACCTCTCACTCCGATTGGATAACCGGAGTTATGTCGTTTGTCTTCGCTTCTCTGTTACTCACACGAAAGAAATGACCGCGACATTCTTTGCCGCGGTCACTCCAACATACCATTTGCGAGGGTTTACGCGCCCCAGAGGTGCATCGTATTGACCGGTTTGCCCATCAGTTTCAGGTAGTAGAAGAGTTGGCCTTTATGTTGCATCAGATGATTCGACATCTGCATACAACGCTCACCCAGCTTACACTCCATTTGATCCCACGGTGCTTTGGCGATTTCGGTGGCGAACCGCTCTTCCGGATTGGCATCGAGCATCTCAAACGCTAACTTTTTATCCTCGGCGAGTAGTTTCTTTGCTTCGGCGACACTGGTTACCGTTGGCATTTTCTCCGCCGGGGGCAGCATATCTTCTTCGCTTGCCTTACTCGGATCGAAATCCGCCGGCATGCCCCAATCGCCCGTACAGAAGCCTTTCACACAGAATCCGCAAGCATTCGTCATGTGATGCAAAACTTGTCCGACTGTCATCCAATTCGTTCCCGTTGCCGGTTTCCAATTGAGTTCGTCGTCGCTCACCATATCCATTAACTTTTCTGCTACCGCGTATTCGTACTCGAAGCTTCCGCGTAGCATTTCTTTCCAGTTGACCATCGTTTCCTCCAATTAGGTATAGGAATATCGGTAGCGATTCCATCGAATGCAAACAATTCTATCAAATAAAACAAGTGAATGAATTTAAGACACTTCCTTCACAGTCGCGAGGATTTCTTGCGTGGTTTGTACGACTGCAAATCCCAATGATAGTGCGTGTAATGTCGCATGATGGACAAGCTCGCGCGGCGTTGCCGGGAAGTCGGGACAACTCACCGCATCGTTCACAAAGTAGACGTAATAGTCGAGATCGTGGGCATGGCGTGCAGTCGATTCGCAACAGATGTTCGTCATGAATCCGGTGATCGTTACGGAATCGATTTGCAGCGCAGTCAACATCGTTTGCAAGCCCGTTCCGACAAACGACGAGTAGCGATGCTTCGTGATTTCCAACCGATTCGGCAGTAGTTTTAGATGCGGCGGATAATCGACCGCAGACGATCCTTCGATAAATGCGCTCACCCGCGGCGTGCCTGTAAAATCAAACATCCGGCCGGTATCACCATCGGCGGGAAGTGCATGACGAATGTATATCACCGGCTGATGACGCTTCTCGTAGATTTCAATCAGCCGGTTGATCTGCGTGACTATTTCCCGATGGTTGTCGATGTATAGTTTGCTATCGGGAGTGCAATAAACATTCTGTACATCGATAACGAGGAGTGCGCTGCGCTCTAACATGATTTCTTCTTTTTATTATTATAAGATTGCTTCGTCGTCCGCCGTACGGCGGATTCCTCGCAACGACATTACACCTAACACCATATACCTTTCACTCGTTTACTCGCCGCCGCCACCATCTGATGCACCGCCGATGGGAGGAAGATAGACCGGACGAAAAATGGTATCGATGATTGTCCCATCGACCCACTTCACCACCCCAATCGCATCGTTAGTGATTTCCGGTTTTGCCGGCGCGCCGCCGCAGAGATCGTCGATTTCTTCCTTTAGCGATGCAATTGTGCGCAATGGTAGTCCACTGTTTTTGGTCGCATCGATGAGATCCTGTCGCAATGGATTGATCGCAATCCCGCGCTCGGTGATAATCACATCGATGAGTTCCCCGGGACCGCACAATGTCGTTACCCGATCCACAATCACCGGAATGCGGTCGCGGAATGCGGGAATCGGTAGAATTGTGCATTTCGAGAAGAGGCAATTCTGCCAGCCACCGATGCCGTGCAGCATTTGACCGTCGCTATGCGTAACGACATTCGCATTGAAGTTGAGATCGACTTCGGTCGCGCCGAGTACCACCACATCGATTAGCGAGGCGAAGTTTCCTTTACCGTGCCAATTGTACGAAGTGAACGGCGACGTATTGACGTGGCCGGGATTTTCGCGCATCGAGCGAACGCCGTCAAGATCGAAGGTTTGTCCATCGAGGATGTAATCGGTGAGTCCCATTTCGAGCATTTCGACGAGGTACTTGGTCGAACCACCGCGGACGAAGCGCGCTTTTATCTGCTTGCGAATCATCATCTCTTTGAGATAAATCGCAAAGGCGAGCGAAGTGCCGCCGGCGCCGGCTTGGAATGAAAAACCGTCGCGCAGGATTCCCGCCGCTTCGACGAATTTCGCTGTCAATTCGGCGAGATAGAGGCGGTCGGGCGACTTCGTAAGTTGAGTGGTACCGCTGACGATTTTCGACGGTTCGCCGACTTTATCGAGCACGACGACGCAATCGATATTCTGTCCGTGAATCTGCCATGGGATACAGGGGAACGGGACGAGATTATCGGTAACGACAATCGAATGATCGGCATATTCGGAATCGACGAGACCGAAACCGAGCAACCCGCATGCCGAGGGACCACGGTCGCCGGTGGCATTCCCCATCGGGTCGGCAGTCGGTGCGGCGATAATGGCGATGTCGATATGGACTTCGCCGTCCTGTACCGCTTGCCAACGTCCGCCGTGACTGCGCAATACTGCCATACTCGGGAGCATTTTCCCTTCGGAAACGTACCGTCCGAGCGGCCCGTTGAGCGAACCTTCGATGTGGTGAATGACGCCCGATTCGAGATGGCGAATCATCGGCGCATGGCACGGAAACGCCGCCGAGGGGAACCAACGCAGACCCTTCACACCCAGCTCTGCGGCGATATCGAACACTTGATTCATGATCAAGTCGCCGTTGCGGAAATGGTGGTGCGAGGAAATCGTCATCCCATCGCGCAGCCCGCACTTGATGAGTGCATCGCGCAACGACGGAACGATCTTGTTGCCGTCGAGCGGATAATTTTGACATGACCGAATCGGTGGCGCGGCTTTGCGTCCCGTCGGTTGATACTTCCCGACCCCTTGGAATGGAACACTCTCGATACCATTCACAATTTCCGGGACGGGGCGATTTGCGGAATTCGTAATCATATAAACTTACCAGCTTATAATAAATCAATAGCTCGAACAAAGACTTTGCCTTCTTCGCAAAGTAGTCTCAACTTTTTGCTAAGTAGCTCCTTTAATTCTATTTTATTTTCAAATACATAATGCAAATCTTGCCCATCAACAAGAAAGAAGATTGGTTGCTTTCCTCTGGTCAATGCATCTACAGCATTGCTCGTGAATCCATTATATGAAATAAATATACCTCGTGTAAATAGCGATTTTCCAGTTACCTTCTCTCTGAAATTTGACAATGGTGCTTCAGATAAAGGATATTTTTCCCATTTCGCTTCGATTAAATAAATCTCTTTTTCAAACTCCAACGAACCATCGATTTCCTCACCGACAACTCTAAATGCTTTTCTTGGAGACAAACCACTATGCTCAAACAATCCATTTAATACAATCTCAAATTCTTTTCCTGCTTTTTGCCGATTTTCCATGTTCATTATTCCGTAATATTGATCTTTTATCTGATTAAACTCATGAATTTTTAATGAAACATCTACTGTTAATAACTCATCTTTTCTTTTTTCTTTCAAGTAGTCTTCTTTCACACTATCTAAACCTTCTTCAAGCGAAAATAGAAAACCAGAATCCCACAACTCTGGAAATTTAAACTGAACTTTTAACAAAAGACCGTTTAGAAGTTCGATTTCCTGCTTCGTGACAGGTTTATTCTGTTTTTTTCTATATGTGATA includes:
- a CDS encoding DinB family protein, which encodes MVNWKEMLRGSFEYEYAVAEKLMDMVSDDELNWKPATGTNWMTVGQVLHHMTNACGFCVKGFCTGDWGMPADFDPSKASEEDMLPPAEKMPTVTSVAEAKKLLAEDKKLAFEMLDANPEERFATEIAKAPWDQMECKLGERCMQMSNHLMQHKGQLFYYLKLMGKPVNTMHLWGA
- a CDS encoding cysteine hydrolase, with the translated sequence MLERSALLVIDVQNVYCTPDSKLYIDNHREIVTQINRLIEIYEKRHQPVIYIRHALPADGDTGRMFDFTGTPRVSAFIEGSSAVDYPPHLKLLPNRLEITKHRYSSFVGTGLQTMLTALQIDSVTITGFMTNICCESTARHAHDLDYYVYFVNDAVSCPDFPATPRELVHHATLHALSLGFAVVQTTQEILATVKEVS
- a CDS encoding restriction endonuclease, with amino-acid sequence MESLQVAFVADQIAHLLYDFLPGNANLRWGKAYRCFENIATECGLGNYWIGGSKEKAISELMFRTLVNERGTFEKLLISVVRNGITYRKKQNKPVTKQEIELLNGLLLKVQFKFPELWDSGFLFSLEEGLDSVKEDYLKEKRKDELLTVDVSLKIHEFNQIKDQYYGIMNMENRQKAGKEFEIVLNGLFEHSGLSPRKAFRVVGEEIDGSLEFEKEIYLIEAKWEKYPLSEAPLSNFREKVTGKSLFTRGIFISYNGFTSNAVDALTRGKQPIFFLVDGQDLHYVFENKIELKELLSKKLRLLCEEGKVFVRAIDLL
- a CDS encoding citrate lyase subunit alpha (citrate-ACP transferase, the alpha subunit catalyzes the formation of (3S)-citryl-CoA from acetyl-CoA and citrate): MITNSANRPVPEIVNGIESVPFQGVGKYQPTGRKAAPPIRSCQNYPLDGNKIVPSLRDALIKCGLRDGMTISSHHHFRNGDLIMNQVFDIAAELGVKGLRWFPSAAFPCHAPMIRHLESGVIHHIEGSLNGPLGRYVSEGKMLPSMAVLRSHGGRWQAVQDGEVHIDIAIIAAPTADPMGNATGDRGPSACGLLGFGLVDSEYADHSIVVTDNLVPFPCIPWQIHGQNIDCVVVLDKVGEPSKIVSGTTQLTKSPDRLYLAELTAKFVEAAGILRDGFSFQAGAGGTSLAFAIYLKEMMIRKQIKARFVRGGSTKYLVEMLEMGLTDYILDGQTFDLDGVRSMRENPGHVNTSPFTSYNWHGKGNFASLIDVVVLGATEVDLNFNANVVTHSDGQMLHGIGGWQNCLFSKCTILPIPAFRDRIPVIVDRVTTLCGPGELIDVIITERGIAINPLRQDLIDATKNSGLPLRTIASLKEEIDDLCGGAPAKPEITNDAIGVVKWVDGTIIDTIFRPVYLPPIGGASDGGGGE
- a CDS encoding M48 family metalloprotease codes for the protein MKQAHWLLLCLLGTLTAPVVYAVYTPEQFMQLISKEMGGKRYHLASQYSGAGADKLQAVISSFQPRGYLRNYPVYVMESSDWNAFATSGSCSPDLICVLTGLLTEVKSSDELAAVVAHELVHNYE